One Leopardus geoffroyi isolate Oge1 chromosome C1, O.geoffroyi_Oge1_pat1.0, whole genome shotgun sequence DNA segment encodes these proteins:
- the TRIM63 gene encoding E3 ubiquitin-protein ligase TRIM63: protein MDYKSSLIQDGNPMENLEKQLICPICLEMFTKPVVILPCQHNLCRKCANDIFQAANPFWTNRVGSVSMSGGRFRCPSCRHEVIMDRHGVYGLQRNLLVENIIDIYKQECSSRPLQKGNHPMCKEHEDEKINIYCLTCEMPTCSMCKVFGAHKACEVAPLQSVFQGQKTELSNCISMLVAGNDRVQTIITQLEDSCRVTKDNSHQVKEELSQKFDVLYAILDEKKSELLQRITQEQEEKLSFIEALIQQYREQLDKSTKLVETAIQSLDEPGGAIFLLSAKQLIKSIVEASKGCQLGKTEQGFENMDYFTLDLEHIADTLRAIDFGTDEEEEEFIDEEDQEEEESTEGKEEGHQ from the exons ATGGATTATAAGTCAAGCCTGATCCAGGATGGGAACCCCATGGAGAACCTGGAGAAGCAGCTGATCTGTCCCATCTGCCTGGAGATGTTTACCAAGCCGGTGGTCATCTTGCCGTGTCAGCACAACCTCTGCCGGAAGTGTGCCAACGACATCTTCCAG GCCGCAAATCCCTTCTGGACCAATCGGGTCGGGTCTGTGTCCATGTCTGGGGGCCGTTTCCGCTGCCCCTCCTGCCGCCACGAGGTGATCATGGATCGTCATGGAGTGTATGGCCTGCAGAGGAATCTGCTGGTGGAGAACATCATTGATATCTACAAGCAGGAGTGTTCCAG TCGGCCCCTACAGAAGGGCAACCACCCCATGTGCAAGGAGCACGAAGATGAGAAAATCAACATCTACTGTCTCACGTGCGAGATGCCCACGTGCTCCATGTGCAAGGTGTTTGGGGCTCACAAGGCCTGTGAGGTGGCCCCGCTGCAGAGCGTCTTCCAGGGACAAAAG ACGGAGCTGAGTAACTGTATCTCCATGCTGGTGGCGGGGAACGACCGAGTACAGACCATCATCACTCAGCTGGAGGACTCCTGTCGAGTAACCAAG GACAACAGCCACCAGGTGAAGGAAGAGCTGAGCCAGAAGTTTGACGTACTGTACGCCATCTTGGACGAGAAGAAGAGCGAGTTACTGCAGCGGATCAcgcaggagcaggaggagaagcTCAGCTTCATCGAGGCCCTCATCCAGCAGTACCGGGAGCAACTGGACAAATCCACTAAGCTGGTGGAGACAGCCATCCAGTCCCTGGACGAGCCTGGTGGGGCCATCTTTCTCTTG AGTGCTAAGCAACTCATCAAAAG CATTGTGGAAGCTTCCAAGGGTTGCCAGCTGGGGAAGACAGAACAGGGCTTTGAAAACATGGACTACTTTACCTTGGACTTAGAGCACATTGCAGACACCCTGAGGGCCATCGACTTCGGGACAG atgaggaagaggaagagttcATTGACGAAGAAGatcaggaagaggaagagtccacagagggaaaggaagaag GACACCAGTAA